The DNA sequence GTGAAGACCACACCTCTTGTGGAAAGAAATCTATGGACGTCAAGAAGAGATCAAAATGTTTGGTGGGCGTCATCGTGAAGTCACACTAGCAGCGAGCGATCAATCAACAAACAATAAGTGATTCATtcttttggtcattttttttaaggagagaCATCTAGCTTCTAAAACGTCATTGTCCTACAGTAATAATAAACAGAGATTGTTCAGGTTTATACGATTAGTTAACCCATTAATGATCTCTTACTTGTGATTAGGGATTTGCCCGTTAAGCCGACTTAACAGTTAAATGTCATCAACCTCGCTACAACTGTTCGTTTCAATTAATCATATTTGTCTTCGATGTCGGTTAATGCTCAAACTGTGCAACCCAGCCGTCCACCACTAGAGGGGGCTGTAGCCACAGACTCGCTGTAGCTCTGGTTAAGTGGCCTGCTCTCCCCGCTCTACaacccagatgtaaacaagcacagtgaacagataaCATCTCATAGGAGCAGCAGTATTTCCAGTTGTTTGTTGGCTTTGTCGAGGTGGCAAATCGACGCTTtaatgagaatatctgtctTCATATCAGTGCTaggtgtagttgaacagaatctcaatctgaactaaagagttgagaagaacatactggagaacaggaaacagaatgcagcaggttgattagagcacggagatggtagaggtggcgtgcagacagtctatggtcgtgcagcgatcacagggaataaatgtTACTCcacctcccactggctccaggtgaattctcctgattatatcctgctgcgttctcacatcagctcactctgacttacTGCGGAAAAATCACTcaggtctggcaggagaaactccaggtgaattctgaattaaaaaatgtgtctgtttgcgttcacacatgcagctcctcctgcaaatatgaaaatgtgaaagCCCTTTAATGTCTCATCATAAAAATGAAAGCTTGTTGAGGCAGTTCTGTggctttttttgatttttctagGGCAGATGAAAGAATGAAGTGATGAGAGAATAAACCAGGGGTGGGAAACTGGGGGCCcagggggccacatgcggcccccatcaaccctcaacgtggccctcaagtacatttttacacatcaattaattggaaacatgacaaaatctgccatgaaatcatgaaaatatttgatcactggtatatgttgagttaaatttgagacataatcgtttttgtattctacaatgtggccccctggcagtgagaattaaatgaatgaggCTCAAACTTGCCCATCCCTGGGATAAACTAAGATGCCAAATACATATGAAAGATGTAGAAttaaagacatcacagagagagagagagaaagatgaacACCGACACGATGCAAACTCAGACAACAGGATGTGAATCCCATCAGACAAAATGTCAGAGCAACTATTTCTGTCAGATACGATTCTGGGGGTGggaatgtgtctgtgttggtgtgtgtgtgtgtgtgtgtgtgtgtgtggccataTGGTATCATGGGAGTATTACCAGAAAACCACAACctcccccaccccacacacacacacacacacacacacacacacacactcacacacacacacacactgagagacaGGGCAATGACAAACTGGACTCAGACTGAAACCAAAttagaaacagtttttttttttccaaatggaCTGAGAGGATCTTGGCAGGCGGGATGAACCTCTTACTAACGAGAGAGataaaaaaccaaaacagataaagagaggggtaaaaagagagagagaacgtgagAAGGAAAAGGGAATGGGTGGATGGAGgaattaaaataactttttaaaaaaagaggaagagtttGAAATGGATCCTTTgggaccgtgtgtgtgtgtgcttgttgttGTAGCTGGGCGGTCTTGGATTCCTCGTTGACCTTTTGGAAGATAGCAGCTGCTCGTCTCTTacagttttggtttgttttctggTTTCGATCTCAGCCATGTGAAAAGCAGATGGAGggagacggacagagagagagcgagcgacaGAAGACTCATCGACCCCTCTGGAAGAAAAGAGACCGAGAGGAGAAAGCCGCAAATGGCTCGACTGAGCTGAGAGAAACGGATCTggcaaatatttattttttgttccacCGCGTGTTTCATCCCAATAAAAGCGTCCACTTCGACTGAGGAAGAAAGACGACTGTGTGTCTGGCTGAGCTgccaagaaataaaaaaaagtctttgaatTTAGTTCAAAGTATTCGAGTTTTACCAGGAAGACTTTGGACAACAAACTTCTTGAACATGTCAAATTATTTAGGGTAGATTTCATCAACTGGCTAGTATCATGGGTACAAAGTGGAGCCTCAAAGAGAACATTTACACCGATAGCAGCTTTTAGTGATCGAAACAATCAAACCCAAACTCTGcaaaacacaactcaaaatGCAAATAGAGCTTTTCAAAATGTCcaatactttgatacttttcacACGTTTTAAACTATAGAATctcctttattttaatgatctaCAGCATCGAATAAGTACGGATGCTTtacaggaagaatgtgcgactctttgatccagtagatgtcgcccttgagcaccaccatgaaaccaaaacaaactgctgctaGGCCACGcctccatcctgaagcctccgctctcctacagagacacacctccaaaaCCTCTCTACTCACGTTCATATGAAGGAGTGTAACGCAAGCGGCGGAAAAAATTGTCATTTGCTCGAGCTgcatcacctgtgtcctgcattgttgtgttagcatgctaatgttagcgctttttagttagctcgtagcatCACAGTGCATGTAAAttaacacagaatgagcgtgatctaaaattagattatgtgacatccaaataatcagtgagtaggttcttcttcttctctctagttcttgactaaaacagctgtGACAACCCTGCTGGTTCCTGGGCCGTATCCGAATTGAcaagtacatactcaatctgtcagtatgcagtacctactatccgtgctgcatactgttagtacctactattcagtatgcacacacagtaggcagatatttgttcctacttcttctgattcattcaatatggaagtgacgtcatttacgtttccagaaccggccgcattcacccgtttttgtttttgttttttttgtttagctttattcaagaagagtaatgctcatatacagtcaggtaaacaaaaaacaatatcacaatgtaaatcaagtaaaaggcagattaattaactaaataacatacagtacttaaaggaaagaacaaagtaaagacagtaagatacagaatataaaataaaccaataaagacacatttaaatagtgaaatcattatttaaatagagggggaaaggttttataataatgcagatatttgttttattttatgttgttaattaaaagtagcgatttcagtcaggactttaactctagattaaaaatttatgctcgtttgttttgatttggaggcgcacgtgacgtgacgatttacgtttaatttcgcacagcattgtgggtggtaaaaatTCATTTCCtaaaagcacgcatccgatccatactgcataaaacccggaagttagtatccatactgaaatgttcagtatactgaggtggacacaAAAAATGCTGCTGAATGACCATGAAAGTTCAGTTtactgaaactcctactgaatagtactgactactgaactgtgacaattcagaAAGGGCCCTGGTCCCTTCTGTCGTTTGTTTCACGTGCCGGTGGGTGTGGTCTGTGGGATCGGGGATTGAGAACACCTGGGCCCGGTGTTCTCAAACCTTTAAGAGCTTGCCTCACTTCCTGCCTTGGTGGGAGATGGGGAGACATCGAGAAGGAGATTGGGGAGAGAGGATATCCCCGATGTGCTGTACCTTTTGGTTTAATTTGCTGTTGTGCAAATAAATGTGCTTGTTGAAGCGtactccttgtctcctccagtTTTTGTCACGGGTTTGTGAGCCGGCCGTGacacagcttttatacacaaggggaggagccggccgtcccgtccatgtaaacacgacgctgacaacaacacagccagcgggactcgagcttctccctcattgtagacagtcaggactcagagacacatttacacaggacagactttatgatttatttatgtggaacatgtcgcacattctaaCTTTAAAGATGGCAGCATACCACCCTGTCGGTGACATCACAGTCGCTGAACGCAAACAATGATGCAAAAATAGCAAACAGATCACCATGGGGAgggaatgatggatggatgcgTGGGTGGTTATGGAGGGATGATTcaaagagatggagggatgaagtgATGAAGGAACGTGTGATACGCTGTCCTCGGGTCGTCTTTACTATCATTTCACAGCCTAAACGTGCAAAGGTCAGCTGTTATTAATGGCAGGCcctgaggagtgtgtgtgtgtgtatgcaaatgtgtgtgagaCGGACAGACAGTGAGTGTGAAGGCTTGCATGTCACACCTTTCTGCTCTAAATGCCACGTAGCCTGCCATTAGTGTCGCTGCTGTTTCATCCCCACAGGGCTCGAGGCTCGGGGAGCGTCTGGATATTTGACCCGACGCTCCCTTTACTGCTTCCAccgccaaaataaaaaaacaatatttatatgtttcttggtattttgattttgatttattttgcgAAGTCGTAGCTCTTCTTTGTACTCTGGCTCGCTCAATGTGCCCAATTATTATTCTCTTAACTATTAttgaaaaagtgtttctgattgGAACTGCATCTACAAACCCCTGAAAGTGTTGCTTTTCCTGAGTTGGGAAGTTTTGTGCATGTCTTAGGCCTAGCGTTTTTATTCATATTCttcagaaaggtgctgttgacgtcactggcgctctttttcaaatgtataaTATTCCACGTCTTGTACCATCCTCTTTACTCCGTGTCtgattgggtaaaaaaaaacacacaaacgcttGATGGAAGTGCTCCCGATTGCACATCCAGCGCTTTGaggcctggaaaaaaaatgcttggTAGAGACAGGGACTTCATTTTGCAACAACATCGATTCTACATACAAGATTGACGATGGCAAAATGGACGCTATCCTAGTCTTCTGAAGCGCTTTAATACtgaaggtcacacctacacattcacacactgatggcagaggctgctgagtaaagagtccatcagtattaactcatccattcatacacattcacacgcctccagtgtcttgcacaaggacactttgacatgtgactgcaggattgaacccctgaccttcgcGCAGAGACggccaactctaccactgaggcAAAGCCGCCCTCTAAGACGTGTTGTATCAGGACTAATCCGGGTCAGTCTGTGTGGACAGGCACAAATCTTCCACACAGAGTGGACTTCCTTCCTCCTGCACAAAAAACTGTCTCTGACTTTTAAAGTTGTTGATCCAACttcctgcttttttattttgtatctgcCCTCAGACTGCAAGGGAGCtgtatttgaatatattcagaTTAAGTAAAGAACTACCCAGCGCAATGCGAAGCCAAGAGGTTGATTATTATTGAGTCTGAACCAGTTTAAACGTTTTACCCTGACACACTCTCTACTGGCTGATTTAACTGGTTTTCAATCCAGCTGTCCAGGAGACTTCCTGTGAACGACTCGTGTGAAATCAGCTCTGccacacttcttcttctgacaCTAAATTCAATTAAATCCCCTTAACATAAAAAGCATTAAATGTCACCTTGTTCCGCTCTTTGGCTCCCCTCAAAAAGGACAACAAATGTGGCGTGAATGCAGAACCAATGCTGTGTAAATGCATGCAGCGTCGGTCGGCGCTCCGCTCCACCTCGTGTATTTTGGGCCGCGGCCGTGTCCCAGTTGTGTTCGGCACCTCGGTGTTTGGAGGCAGGTGAAGGGTGTCTGGTGACAAAATGCCTCGCGTGTAGCCTATTTTCCGGGGTTTTGACCTTCCCCTGAATGCACCGCTGTGAGGGGGAACGAAGATGAATTGGAGCATCGAGGTTTGTCCACtcggagaaaaaggagagaagacTAACTGGAGGATATCAACTGTTTCTCTTGCCCCGTTTTCTCTGCCGCTcgtgtgcttttctttttcaagtttctcttcatcttcttctctcGTCTGGAAAAGAGTAATGGAGTGTTTGAGGTCAGCTCGAGGTGCTCAGAGAGCTTTTTGGATAAACAGCCGTGCAGATTGGCTGCTGTTTAACCTGCATGACagggaaaacacaacaaaccaccgccaaacaaaacaagaggaaaatgGATTACAGTTAAACTCAGGACCAGAGGaagatttctgtttgtttttcagggtcATCAAGGGTCACagatctcctcttcctcctccagacGGATCTCGTTCTTCTTCATTTAACTACCTCCGCTCACTTCTTAAACATTTTCCTCGTTTCCTGCTCTCTTGTCGTCTCCTTCAGTTTTCTCCACTTTACTTCTTCATACGTGTCAAGTTCAGGTCACAACAGAAGCGGGTATAGGATGGCGTTACGCTGCCATCCTATACGTCGAAAACAGTTTGAAAGTTTTCGACGTCGTTGTAGCAGATGAAAGTTTTGAAAACGCCACACAAACACCAACGCAAACACACCACCGTGGTGCAGGATTCAGACGTTATGCctgacagtaaaaaaacagcaacttgCATGTCATCAACCCATTctaaaaaacattacattagtgaaaataaaaagaaatttGTTGCAGCGATGGAGAACTTGAatccctccctctgctgccaAAATCAcagatgaaatgaaaacttGATTCTTTAAAGTACAATGAACCATGTGGTTAGATATCTTCTTTCAAAAAGACTTCTGTTAATAAAAATGCAAGAAGCATCAACGCTGAGGGTCAGATATGTTAATATActttcccataatgcatcagTTATTGTTCATCACAAAGCATGCTGGGTACGGTGACAGCTGTAGTCCTGTCCTGAtagctttaaatgttcttttctaCAGGAGCGTTAAACTTTAATGTCGTTGTAATGCACTaaactctgcagagaaacaggtCAGTAGTTACTGTTTCAGGGGACAGAAAATCATTTCAGAGGGCGTGTGGGACAAAGAGAAAGGTGAGCTtgtagagcacacacacacacacacacacacacacacagagagagacacacacacacacacacacacacacacacacacacacacacacacacacacacacacacagacacacacacacacacacacagaggtgaggCAGATAATACCAGATGAAGATTGAAATGGGAGGAAGAATCAATATTTCCATTCAAACGTCTGTTTCATTTTCTACAGATTAGAGGAGACTGTTTCTCTCTGGTCCATCACCGACCATTGTCCACAGCAcggtcaatgtgtgtgtgtgtgtgtgtgtgtgtgtgtgtgtgtgtgtgtgtgtttgtgtgtgtatgagtgtgtgagagagacacagaaagcaAAATGTCCTCACAAGGATGAGTAAAGAAGTAGATTTACAACATGTGGGGCCACTGTAGAGTCTCCATATGTAACATACATTtatgtgtgcgcatgtgtgtgtccatatgtgtgtgtgtgtgtgtgtgtgtgtgcgtgtgtgtgtgtgtgtgcatgcttttcacatttgtcttttgtatttttccatCTCCACTGTCCACAGTGTCCAAATAAACTGTCAACACTGGGATGgctgataaagagagagagagagtgtgtgtgtgtgtgtgtgtgtgtgtgtgtgtgtgtgtgtgtgtgtgtgtgtgtgtcacaataTTTGTCCTGTGTTATTGGAGCTCTGAGGCCACAGAGTCTTCTATAAACACCCAGCTGTGAATTattcaacaaataaacacatcaaacacctctcacacacacacacacacacacacacacacacacacacacacaccaaacggCAAGAATCACCGTCTTCCTTCGTACAGAACTACCTGTGTGTACTTCATATTGATGGGACGCCCcccgtttttaaaaaagaggaagaaagatggagagaacaggaggagcgATGCATCATGACATCAACTtgactgatacacacacacacacacacacacacacacacacacacacacacacacacacacacacacacacacacacacttcatttaaTTTTAAGTGGAATTGACTGCTGGTCAGTTCAGTGGAAGGTTAAACTAAACCTGCTGTTACATTAATGATACAGTGACATCTAGTGTTTGACTGAGGGACTGCAGGCCTCTGGTTTATGTGCGACTCGGGAAATTAAAACTTATTTATAACTCTTATTATAACTATCTTTGAAATGTCAcccaactttatttaaaataataatacattttgtttaaaggcAACTTTCAAAACACTCAAGATCACCTTACaaagcaaagataaaaaaatgaacaaagtaCCAATAAATCGattaaattaacattaaaaaatcaTTGTGAAGAGGATTTATTGTGATTATATCAGTTCAAAAAGATGCATTTATGAGTCTTGCACATTAATCTTCACTCTTAAAAATCGAATTAGTTGATATTAAGTTTGTTCTGAGTAATTTTGCAACctaaatttcatttttaataaagttaAACACTAGTACTTTCTACCTGACTATTTTAACACATTGGTGGTAATGAGACTATCATCAATGTAAACAGTTGTCTTACCTTAGACAGGTGAAGAGCTTGATGGTCCAATCATCAGTCTTCATTGATTCCagttaaagactttaaatccGACTTtaaatttaagactttaaatttaagactttaaatttaagactttaactcttttttcttctcctgctgaTATCATTCTTTCGACACAGTTGATGAGAGTGTTGTAAAATAAACTTACTCTGCATTTGAagaagctaagctaactttCAGCTACGGTTACTAAGGGAATGGAATGGCTGCTTAACTACGGACCTTCCATAGCTCCGCCCCCTAGTTACGGTTGCTACGCGAGCTTCCCGCTCACCACATTAGCGTTTAACAGAGAAAGGGAAGATTTATCACGCAAAAtagttttatttgaaatgatttaatattatttatatatttaatttattatttattaatatatttaatatttttttgttatttcaacaAGTTCCAGTGATGTTGGAAAGCCTCTCGACCAGTACCCTAACTGCCCTATAATGCAGCGGTTTCCAAAGTGGTGGTTAGGACCACCTGGGGGGGTCGTAAGACATTGAGAGGGGGGTCACGATGCcttccaaaaaacaaataaatactggaaattattttaaatagcATATCTTACCCATAAGTGggaaaatacatacaaaaaaagttaGTTTGATTTAACTATAGCCGTGATCTAAGATTTttgctgaaatgaaaatgatgtaaGAGAAATCCTCCAAATGTGAGTCCACCTAACTGCAACTGTGTCTGTTGATCCCtgcaaatacaaatacacacagaaatcACCTTTATGTGTTACAACTAGTATGTCCACTCAGTCCTGCAGTTTAAACAGGGATTACTTAGTTCTGCTTTGAGTCTCTCTTACAATAAATGACCATAATAGGGACAGTGGGCGTCCCCGAGTCTTCGAGCTGAATCCCTGGCATAATGATCAatattaaagttattaaaacTATTAAAATGAACTAAAAGTCTAAAACTGTGCTGTCCTCTAGTGGCAGGAGAGTGCACTTGCAGATATAAAACTGTACAATGTATTTCTGATCATTTCTCCTTTTTACAAGGAGAGTAAGTTTTAAAGGAGCTCTTGTAtcttttattagataggacagctgatgTGTTGGGAAGAGAGGTACATGAGGTGTTCTGTACATGGGGGTGCCCGACATAACCGCTATAGGGTATCTGGAGGCTATCAGAACGAGAATAttttcctggtaaaataaaattaaaaaatcctcAGAGTTGATTGTGAAATACCAaaaagtgtattatttgactttcCTCTGAAATGATCAGTAACTTgagacagagttttttttttttaaaccagcttTTTATTTATCCACTGATGCGGTCGGCTCATAGTTTCAAAAAAGCGTCTTGGATAGCTACAACACAGCCAGCTTTTTACTTCAGaataaaaatctgtaaaaacacacacacgcgtttGAAACTTCATTTTCAGCTTGGGAGTCaacaagctcacacacacacacacacgaacacacacacacatgaacacacacacacacacacacacacacacacacacacgaacacacacaccttaaatAGCAGCTTCTGTACAGCACACACGATCAGGAATGAAACAGTGAACACAAATTAAGAggattaaagacacaaacaaaaatcagtGACAACAAAAGAAAGTGTACCTCATGTTCCCACTCTTTAAAGGGGAGCGAGGACAGTGTGGATTCATCCAGCATCCGTTCAGTGACACAAACTACTTTGATTCTTTACAGCATTAAAAACTCGTAGGAGGAAAAAGCAATCATCAGTCTGAATGGACGGATGGAATAACTGCTAAATGAAGACATGAAAGACTCTGAAAATCAAAGAGTggacaaagagaaacatttaaaaccgTGTAACAGCAGAAAATCTTACTGAGTGGATTGAACGTCCGTTTTTAAAGAAGCTGCAGATGATCTTACTAAGAGTTTAGTTTCATTACAGAGAACTGATCCAGGACTCTACAGCTCCGTCTTCTGCCCGGTCAGAGGAACCCGAGGCTGGATCTCGTCCTCAGACGTGGCCCCTCCTCCGTCCGTCTTCTCCACCGGAgctttgctctttttcttcttcttcaccttcttctccttcttcttcttcatcgtcGTCGTCTTCTCGACCTCCGGGCCGCCGTCTCCGCCCTCCTCTCCGTCCTCGCTCTTCCCCTTCGCCTTCTTCActcccttcttctttttcttcttcttcttgtcctcGGCGATGGCCGCCTGGTCGCCCTTCTTCAGCCTCGTCGAGTCCTCCTTCAGGCAGgctggagaggaagaaagagaaaagacatttgtgaaaggatgaagaggattaaaggtgacatattctcctcctcctcttcagtgtaaataagtgtcagagctcctcaaaacatgtgtgtgaagtttcttgttctaaatccactgtgatcctgtatttgatcatgtctataaacccctctatttcagccctgctcagaacaggctgtttctgtgtctatacctttaaatatgttaatgagctgtctgaccacgccccctctctggaagggcttgggtgtactctgtgctttctcgctccatgtcctattgtttacggtgagaaggcagactcagagggcagaacaaacacctagctgtgggagtgtcacccgcctgggggaggggctactgccctttgtgatgtcatgaagggaaaatctcaaaacggcctgtttgagcacacattttctgaaaagtggagcagggagaagacggagaggatggacttttctcatgattggggggtttgtagacggactagagacacatattagagtgtgtgtgtgtgtgtgtgtgtgtgttacctgcgtCCTGTCCCTTGAGAACATGTTTCTCACACAGGTAAGTGGTCAGGTCCTCCTCCTGGCTGCCTTTGTACCAGTCCTCAATCACCTCCTCGTACTTCTCCACCAAcacgtcacactgacacacacacacacacacacacacacacacacacaacaggctttttagaatgggtgtgtatgtgacttcctgtgcgtctacagccagcctctagtggacactcagggaactgcaggatgttgtcTTCACCTGTTTCTTCAAGTCGGAGACCTCCGCTGAAGTCTCGTTCCACAGCTCGAAGGGGATGTCCATGACCACGTTCACGCCTTTGTTCACCAAACCATGAAGGGTGGAGAACGTCTCGGACAtgccctgcacacacacacacacacacacacacacacacacacacacacacacacacacaaagccaagTCACTTTAACTCGCCGTTCACTTCACAGGATGTCTTCATAGTCCTGTATAGTTATATTCTACATGTATACACCTCTTAGTTTATTTGTATTAATcttatctacacacacacacacacacacacacacacacacacacacacacacacacacacacacacacacacacactgaccttggCGAAGCGGTTACTTCCACTTCTCTCTTTGTGCAGGTTGTACTCTAACAGCCTCTGACACACATTTTCTACAACCTCGATGAATCTCAGGtctctgtggagagagagagagagagagagagacagagagagggagagagagagagggagagagagggagagagagagatggagggagagagagagagggagagagagagagagagggagagagagagatggagggagagagagacagagagagagagagagacagagagagagaggaagaggagagagagagagaggaagagagagagagagggagagagagagagagagggagagagagagatggagggagagagagacagagagagagagagagacagagagagagagagacagagagaggaagaggagagagagagagaggaagagagggagagaggcagagaaagagggagaaagagggagagagaggaagagggagaaagagggagagagagagagaggaagagagagaggaagatatatagagagagagagagagagagaggaagagagagagagagagatatagagagagagaggaagagagagaggcagagagagaggaagagagagagagagaggaagagagattatttttttgtcagacaTTTTTTAACCCAGCTCGTTTGTTTGGGTACAAAACCTCGACAGTTAGCAGCGCTGGGAGGGTGGAGTGAAacgatgaaaacaaagaagccTTCAGTAACTCATGGCGACAGGtaaccctccacacacacatttacaagtCTTTCATTTAAAGTCAGCGCTGTGTTATAACACCCCCTCCGACACCTGCTCTGCTGCTTCCCTGTTCTATTAAAAGTTCCTCCACAGGAACTGAGACCTGACCAAGTTCCCGTCCCCTGCTGCCTCTGGGCGACgttatgagagagagagagagagagagagagagagagagagatctagAAAGCCTCGGCAGACAGCAGGCTGCGGGTTGTTTCACATCCAAACCATGACACTGTGACGCTTCAGCTTCAAACCAGCagactgaacacaaacagaataaaaaaaaaccacactcaCGATTTGACGTATTTGATCGGTGGCGCCCCCTTGCTGTCGATGAAGCGGTAGTTCCTGTCGATGACTTCTTTGGTTTTCCCCGTCTCGTCGAACGCTGACTTCATCTCAATACTGACAAACTTacagactgcagagagagagacagacacggTGTGTGTTACTGCACGAAGACCAATATCTGTGAAcaacactttatttttaaaggagcagtatgtaactctgacccctggtgtttaaaatgggtactgcagtctaaattctaaacattgtagagagctgtctcccccccccctcctctctagagtccatgctcacacaggtcaccatgtggtggactctgaagcttcagtgtttatccagctct is a window from the Labrus mixtus chromosome 23, fLabMix1.1, whole genome shotgun sequence genome containing:
- the cnpy3 gene encoding protein canopy homolog 3; this translates as MISAGYVGFLFLISSVVAAKSGGDDEWVHLPNKCEVCKFVSIEMKSAFDETGKTKEVIDRNYRFIDSKGAPPIKYVKSDLRFIEVVENVCQRLLEYNLHKERSGSNRFAKGMSETFSTLHGLVNKGVNVVMDIPFELWNETSAEVSDLKKQCDVLVEKYEEVIEDWYKGSQEEDLTTYLCEKHVLKGQDAACLKEDSTRLKKGDQAAIAEDKKKKKKKKGVKKAKGKSEDGEEGGDGGPEVEKTTTMKKKKEKKVKKKKKSKAPVEKTDGGGATSEDEIQPRVPLTGQKTEL